The proteins below come from a single Papaver somniferum cultivar HN1 chromosome 11, ASM357369v1, whole genome shotgun sequence genomic window:
- the LOC113322999 gene encoding UDP-glycosyltransferase 83A1-like: MKKIHALVLPFPAQGHVIPLMKLSNYLLENGFKITFVNTESNHETVVASLPKQSNSKENGIRLVSIPDGRDPGADERDFAHLFDSISASMPNYLEVLIREINESTDDDDKITCVIADENMGWAVKVAKKMKIPVASFWTASVWLRTVHLHLEQMIETGILGSEGVPAQQQMMQFSPDMPAMNTDLFPWTLTGDSILQKSFFRSIRSNTQDIKDSDWFLCNSVYELEKPNFPLNKNLLPVGPLLLAADQQPQLSGNFLSEDSTCLSWLDQQPARSVIYLAFGSSTILNKHQFHEIALGLEHTGQPFLWAVRPNLTDIDAYPEGFQARVANRSRIVGWAPQQKVLAHPSIACFVTHCGWNSTMEGVATGVPFLCWPYFVDQFLNQSYICDIWKVGLQLNKNEGGIISKEEFINKVKALLADEMIRARALELKDISKKSVSEGGSSMTNLTNFIQSVKSKIQKP, encoded by the exons ATGAAGAAAATACATGCTTTAGTTCTACCATTTCCAGCTCAAGGTCATGTCATACCACTCATGAAACTCTCAAACTACTTATTGGAAAACGGCTTCAAAATCACGTTCGTCAATACAGAGTCCAACCATGAAACTGTTGTAGCTTCCTTGCCAAAACAAAGCAACAGCAAAGAGAACGGCATTCGTCTAGTTTCAATCCCAGATGGTAGGGATCCAGGAGCAGACGAAAGAGATTTTGCACACCTTTTCGATTCCATCTCAGCTTCAATGCCGAACTATCTAGAGGTGTTGATAAGAGAAATAAATGAGTcaactgatgatgatgataagatCACCTGCGTCATAGCTGATGAGAATATGGGATGGGCAGTAaaagttgcaaagaaaatgaaaatccctGTTGCATCATTTTGGACTGCTTCTGTATGGCTCAGGACCGTGCACCTACACCTCGAGCAGATGATTGAAACCGGAATACTCGGTTCGGAAG GAGTTCCGGCGCAACAACAAATGATGCAGTTCTCTCCGGACATGCCTGCAATGAACACAGACCTGTTCCCATGGACTCTTACCGGTGACAGTATTCTGCAAAAGAGCTTTTTTCGGTCTATTAGATCAAATACTCAAGACATAAAAGACTCTGATTGGTTTCTATGTAATTCAGTTTATGAGCtagaaaaaccaaattttccattGAACAAGAACCTCCTTCCTGTTGGTCCGCTTCTGCTTGCAGCTGATCAACAACCACAGCTTAGTGGGAACTTCTTGTCTGAGGACTCAACTTGCCTGAGTTGGCTCGATCAACAACCTGCTCGCTCCGTCATTTATCTTGCTTTTGGAAGCAGCACGATTCTCAATAAGCACCAATTTCATGAAATAGCACTTGGACTTGAGCATACAGGTCAACCATTCTTGTGGGCAGTACGGCCTAACCTCACTGACATTGACGCTTATCCAGAAGGTTTCCAAGCAAGAGTTGCAAACCGGTCTCGGATAGTGGGTTGGGCACCTCAGCAGAAAGTGTTGGCGCATCCATCAATAGCATGCTTCGTAACGCATTGCGGATGGAACTCGACTATGGAGGGAGTGGCAACGGGAGTTCCATTCTTGTGTTGGCCTtactttgttgatcaatttctTAACCAGAGTTACATTTGTGATATCTGGAAGGTTGGCTTGCAGCTGAACAAAAATGAAGGTGGAATTATTTCAAAGGAAGAATTTATCAACAAGGTCAAGGCCTTGCTTGCTGATGAAATGATAAGAGCAAGAGCTTTGGAGttgaaagatatatcaaagaagaGTGTTAGTGAAGGAGGCTCTTCCATGACTAATCTCACTAATTTCATCCAATCGGTCAAGAGCAAGATACAGAAACCGTAA
- the LOC113321881 gene encoding uncharacterized protein LOC113321881, translating to MEFFFGAMNGGSQNSECQFAQEGIQKCPFLRNINEPTNFAFAKPMNFSMPVKGAKGPIFEDGPNFDMAFKVFHGNDGVVPLSGRSYLGSENLESESKPVQFNPLAAKAASISLSSAFGPGGPFGFDFFNKKFNSKNKNSSKGGNSSHEAVGNEWLEQGNCPIAKSYRAVSGVLPLVAKALQPPPGMKFKCPPAIVAARAALARTALVKTLRPQALSTKMLAIGMLGMAANVPLGIWREHTEKFSVSWFAAVHAAVPFIAMLRKSVLMPKTAMAFTIGASILGQVIGSRAERIRLKKVAAKKAEMAMTASMDSSSQLQAVGASNKGAQCGELVVWDPLLLNLTTGLPSSSSGSLCY from the exons ATGGAATTTTTCTTTGGAGCCATGAATGGAGGGTCACAGAATTCAGAATGTCAATTTGCTCAAGAGGGCATTCAAAAATGTCCATTTCTTAGGAACATTAACGAACCCACTAACTTCGCCTTTGCCAAACCAATGAATTTCTCAATGCCT GTGAAGGGTGCAAAAGGTCCAATTTTCGAAGATGGTCCTAATTTTGATATGGCATTTAAGGTTTTCCATGGGAATGATGGAGTGGTTCCACTCTCCGGAAGATCTTATCTAGGCAGTGAGAATTTGGAATCTGAGTCTAAACCCGTTCAGTTCAATCCTTTAGCAGCAAAGGCGGCCTCAATTAGTCTCTCGTCAGCCTTTGGACCAGGTGGACCATTCGGTTTTGATTTTTTCAACAAAAAATTTAATTCCAAGAACAAAAATTCTTCCAAG GGAGGAAACTCGTCACACGAAGCAGTAGGAAATGAGTGGTTGGAACAAGGGAACTGTCCAATTGCTAAGTCTTATAGAGCAGTTAGTGGTGTCCTGCCGTTGGTAGCTAAGGCTCTGCAGCCTCCGCCAGGCATGAAATTTAAATGCCCGCCTGCAATAGTAGCAGCTAGGGCAGCATTGGCAAGGACAGCTCTGGTGAAGACCCTTCGCCCACAAGCTCTGTCAACGAAGATGTTGGCAATTGGCATGTTGGGAATGGCAGCTAATGTCCCATTAGGCATATGGAGGGAGCACACAGAAAAGTTCTCGGTCTCATGGTTTGCAGCCGTACATGCAGCGGTACCTTTTATAGCAATGCTTCGGAAATCTGTTTTGATGCCTAAGACAGCTATGGCTTTCACGATTGGTGCTTCTATTTTGGGACAAGTTATTGGATCAAGAGCTGAACGTATTCGACTCAAAAAGGTTGCAGCCAAGAAGGCAGAAATGGCAATGACAGCCTCTATGGACAGTTCCAGTCAATTGCAGGCTGTTGGTGCTAGTAACAAAGGTGCGCAGTGTGGGGAACTTGTGGTTTGGGATCCACTTCTTCTGAATCTGACTACCGGATTGccttcttcttcaagtggaaGTTTGTGCTATTAA
- the LOC113323000 gene encoding uncharacterized protein LOC113323000, translating into MACVSNSNFFIPRWKEEKKKKMMNPSSFFDWGRGKKKIEEEKSKSKYHENIDLPFSPSLLNKTFLKGKELKCCYIATIDGFSAAQFHNCCDFKGPCVIIGYTKDSFKFGAFNPEGYRSTDDYYDTFDAFLFYWKDENEKEPIILPKVGGSGAALFDYARGGPQFGADGLLIGPPLAPVMGGFAGPDTNSGIGDLRQGKSRLGLSYAKREDGKESLFGDESKTTIKEVQVYCNPKIASLY; encoded by the exons ATGGCTTGTGTTTCCAATTCCAATTTTTTCATCCCCAGGtggaaggaggagaagaagaagaagatgatgaacccATCAAGCTTCTTTGATTGGGGCAGAGGGAAGAAGAAAATTGAAGAGGAGAAATCAAAATCCAAATATCATGAAAACATTGACCTCCCTTTCTCACCATCTCTTCTAAACAAAACTTTCTTGAAAG GTAAAGAGTTAAAATGCTGCTACATAGCCACCATTGATGGATTTAGTGCAGCTCAATTCCACAACTGCTGTGATTTTAAAGGACCTTGCGTGATAATTGGCTACACAAAAGACTCCTTCAAGTTTGGTGCATTCAATCCTGAAGGTTACCGAAGCACAGATGATTACTACGACACTTTTGACGCGTTCCTGTTTTACTGGAAGGATGAGAATGAGAAAGAACCAATTATCTTACCAAAAGTGGGTGGTAGTGGTGCTGCACTATTCGACTACGCTAGAGGCGGCCCCCAGTTCGGCGCAGACGGGCTACTTATCGGACCACCGCTAGCACCAGTTATGGGAGGGTTTGCTGGACCAGATACAAACTCTGGAATTGGTGATCTAAGACAAGGCAAGTCTAGATTAGGATTATCTTATGCAAAAAGAGAAGATGGGAAGGAATCTTTGTTTGGAGACGAATCTAAGACAACAATTAAAGAAGTTCAAGTTTACTGTAATCCCAAAATTGCAAGCTTATACTGA
- the LOC113323905 gene encoding RNA pseudouridine synthase 5-like: MSSSAENEGSPILETFGVEWPDFNGGLTYADTVKPNISGSTLINFYSTKHSTSAPFQGWLQRIQNGQITIDGQIETNPDTILREGSELVYHRIPWKEPDAPYLLDVLYEDNHLVALNKPSGLQVLPGGLFQQRTVLTQLQWRGGKSGDQEPHPVPVHRLGRGTSGILLCAKSKLAKTRLSAYFAHGTAVVHEKNTNTERNGRKISKLYRALATGIIEKDEVVISQPIGAMRYAGVAKGLYMASSSGKPALSKVKVLERDVQRNRSLVQVEIQSGRPHQIRIHLSFIGHPLAGDPLYASGGVPISFDSEPVDGSHEKDGGYQRPMRPLPGDCGYFLHAHQAVLHHPTTDEVIQITAPLPYMLQSQEEAY, from the exons ATGTCAAGTTCAGCAGAAAACGAAGGCTCTCCCATACTTGAAACATTCGGAGTTGAATGGCCTGATTTCAACGGCGGATTAACCTACGCAGATACTGTCAAACCCAACATCAGCGGTTCAACTCTCATCAACTTCTACTCAACTAAGCACAGTACTTCTGCTCCGTTCCAAGG TTGGTTACAACGGATTCAAAACGGACAG ATAACAATTGACGGTCAAATTGAAACGAACCCGGACACGATTCTCAG GGAGGGTTCGGAACTTGTTTATCATCGAATTCCGTGGAAAGAACCTGACGCTCCTTACTTATTAGATGTTCTATATGAAGATAATCATCTG GTTGCTTTAAATAAACCATCTGGACTACAAGTTTTGCCTGGAGGACTTTTCCAGCAGCGGACTGTTTTAACACAGCTGCAATGGAGGGGAGGGAAATCAGGTGATCAAGAACCACATCCTGTTCCTGTTCATCGATTAGGACGGGGGACGTCAG GAATACTTCTTTGTGCGAAGTCAAAGCTTGCCAAAACTCGCTTGTCCGCGTATTTTGCTCATGGCACAGCAGTTGTTCATGAAAAG AATACCAACACTGAGCGCAATGGAAGGAAAATTTCAAAATTATATAGGGCATTAGCCACAGGGATAATCGAAAAGGATGAG GTTGTCATTAGCCAGCCTATAGGAGCAATGCGATATGCTGGGGTAGCTAAAGGACTTTATATGGCATCCTCATCAG GAAAACCAGCTCTGAGCAAAGTTAAAGTTCTCGAGAGAGATGTACAAAGAAATCGCTCATTGGTTCAG GTTGAAATTCAATCAGGGCGACCACATCAAATTCGCATACATCTATCTTTTATAGGTCACCCTCTTGCAG GAGATCCTCTCTATGCCTCTGGCGGGGTTCCTATTAGTTTTGATTCTGAACCTGTGGATGGCAGTCATGAAAAGGATGG AGGTTATCAGAGGCCAATGAGACCTCTTCCTGGAGACTGTGGCTATTTCTTGCATGCTCATCAAGCGGTTCTTCACCATCCTACTACTGACGAG GTTATTCAGATTACAGCGCCTCTCCCATATATGCTCCAATCTCAAGAAGAAGCTTATTAA
- the LOC113323474 gene encoding uncharacterized protein LOC113323474: MEIIESIEDIRLQNPPKEEFTSADLTWTKYGTSEHHDDVALIPYDRVDSFIIGECSIAECPTRFHIEKGKKRTRGSLTSYKSDEYLEYRLYWCSFGPENYGEGGEILPSRRYRINTRNRAARPQSMRGCTCNFVVKRLYARPTAALLIYNDRRQHVNKSGFVCHGPLDRDAIGPGAKTVPYICDEIQQQTMALIYLGIPEENILQNHIESVQRYCGSNSKVTMSASEYVRKMGLIIRRSTHELDLDDQVSIKLWVEKNKKSTFIYQDASDTDSFILGIQTEWQLQQMIRFGHHSLMAADSTFGIKKLKYPLCTLLVFDSRHHALPVAWVITRSSAKQDVSKWMKALVDRARSVDSAWNINVFMIDDAAAEVDPIREIFCCPVFFSLWRVRRSWLRNVIKKCHNIEVQREMFKRLGRIVYSIWGGVDSVDVMEEFIQDFVDQTSFMKYFKACWVPKIEMWLTTMRSLPLASQEACGAIEGYHLKLKHLLYDDSHLGSLQRVDWLVHKLNTELHPSYWFDRYAADIDSFQSVKADYIASSSWHRASQIPESAVIFDDKDRLFAKVISQKDPSQTHIVWNPGSDFSLCDCSWSLQGNLCKHVIKVNMVCSNKGQDNQPSMSFQSFRSIILSLWQKPMDDSVALDQSLAWANQMLNQVQRSVELDSSNGVSNIVKKLPLKWTAKKGRTSVGHPSSVLGLPSHLKRSSRSVAMKKNGQKKRLTMLS, encoded by the exons atggaGATAATAGAATCAATTGAAGATATTAGGTTACAAAATCCACCAAAGGAGGAATTCACATCTGCTGATCTTACTTGGACCAAATATGGAACTTCAGAGCACCATGATGATGTAGCACTGATTCCATATGATAGAGTTGATTCATTTATAATTGGTGAGTGCTCTATCGCTGAATGCCCAACTCGGTTTCAtattgaaaaaggaaaaaaacgtaCCAGAGGAAGTTTGACTAGTTACAAGAGTGATGAATATCTTGAATACCGCCT ATACTGGTGCTCATTTGGTCCAGAAAATTATGGAGAGGGTGGAGAAATATTGCCTAGCAGGAGGTATCGAATAAACACTAGAAATCGAGCTGCTAGACCTCAATCCATGAGGGGGTGTACTTGCAATTTTGTAGTGAAGCGTTTATATGCTCGTCCGACTGCTGCACTACTTATATACAATGATAGGCGTCAACATGTGAACAAGTCTGGATTTGTTTGCCATGGTCCACTAGACCGAGATGCTATAGGTCCTGGTGCGAAAACAGTTCCGTATATTTGTGATGAAATCCAACAACAAACAATGGCATTGATTTATCTGGGCATCCCCGAGGAGAATATATTGCAGAATCACATTGAAAGTGTTCAACGCTACTGTGGTTCAAATTCTAAAGTTACTATGTCAGCATCAGAGTATGTCCGTAAAATGGGGTTGATTATCAGACGGTCAACACATGAGTTGGATCTTGATGATCAAGTTAGCATCAAATTGTGGGTAGAGAAGAacaagaaatcaacttttatataTCAAGATGCATCAGATACGGATTCATTCATCTTAGGGATTCAGACAGAGTGGCAGCTGCAACAAATGATCCGTTTTGGACATCACAGTCTCATGGCTGCCGATTCAACATTTGGCATCAAGAAGCTTAAG TATCCTTTGTGTACTCTTCTTGTGTTTGACTCAAGACATCATGCCCTTCCAGTTGCTTGGGTCATAACACGTAGCTCTGCCAAGCAAGATGTGTCCAAATGGATGAAAGCTCTTGTTGATCGAGCTCGTTCAGTCGACTCTGCCTGGAACATCAATGTGTTTATGATTGATGATGCGGCTGCAGAGGTGGATCCAATCAg GGAAATATTCTGCTGTCCTGTCTTTTTCTCTCTTTGGCGTGTCCGTAGGTCATGGCTCCGAAACGTAATCAAGAAATGTCATAACATTGAAGTTCAGAGGGAGATGTTTAAACGTCTTGGGCGAATTGTCTACAGCATATGGGGAGGTGTGGATTCCGTAGATGTCATGGAGGAATTCATACAAGATTTTGTTGACCAAACTTCCTTCATGAAATACTTCAAGGCCTGCTGGGTCCCTAAGATCG AAATGTGGCTCACAACTATGAGATCTCTTCCGCTAGCCAGCCAGGAGGCTTGTGGTGCCATTGAAGGCTACCATTTGAAGCTGAAGCATTTATTGTATGATGATTCACATCTAGGATCACTGCAACGAGTAGATTGGTTAGTCCACAAGCTGAACACTGAATTACATCCAAGCTACTGGTTCGACCGCTACGCTGCTGACATTGATTCCTTTCAAAGTGTTAAGGCTGATTACATTGCATCATCTTCATGGCATCGAGCTTCGCAAATTCCAGAAAGTGCTGTTATCTTTGACGACAAAGATCGCCTCTTTGCCAAGGTCATTAGTCAGAAAGACCCTAGTCAGACACACATAGTGTGGAATCCGGGGTCAGATTTCTCTCTTTGTGATTGTTCGTGGTCATTGCAAGGAAACCTTTGCAAGCATGTGATAAAGGTGAATATGGTGTGTAGTAATAAGGGTCAGGATAATCAGCCTTCAATGTCATTTCAGTCATTCAGATCCATCATTCTCAGTTTGTGGCAAAAACCCATGGATGATTCAGTTGCACTTGATCAGTCACTTGCATGGGCCAACCAGATGTTGAACCAGGTTCAGAGATCAGTTGAGTTGGATAGTTCTAATGGTGTTTCCAACATCGTAAAGAAATTACCCTTGAAATGGACTGCTAAAAAAGGTAGAACATCTGTTGGCCATCCATCTTCTGTCCTAGGACTTCCTTCTCATTTGAAGAGAAGCTCCAGAAGTGTTGCCATGAAAAAGAATGGGCAAAAGAAGAGACTTACAATGTTGAGTTGA